A window from Mycobacterium saskatchewanense encodes these proteins:
- a CDS encoding FAD-dependent oxidoreductase, protein MTSSASPDGPASQPRRPVLLTVDDDPSVSRAVARDLRRQYGDKHRIVRTESGPDALETLKELKLRGETVAVLIADYRMPEMSGIEFLERAMDLYPAARRVLLTAYADTHAAIDAINVVDLDHYLLKPWDPPQEKFYPVIDALLDAWRAAPEHPIPHTKVIGHRWSQRSWQVRDFLARNGLHYSWFMADDPDGQRLLKAAGEDGMRLPIVVTERGDTLVEPTDAQLADTLGLTTTPSQEFYDLIVIGGGPAGLAAAVYGASEGLRTVLIERTATGGQAGQSSRIENYLGFPDGVSGGQLADRARRQAEKFGAELITARTATALEVNGPKRTVRFADGGSIDAHAVILATGVAYRQLPAEGCGELTGRGVYYGAAVSIASECAGEEVYVVGGANSAGQAAMYLSREAKSVTIAVRAPSLDASMSYYLIQQIRQRPNITVRTCTEVRRAVGDDHLERLTLVDNKTGETEDVTCARMFIFIGAAPRTEWLDGVLARDSHGFVLTGPDLRNVCGWTLDRPPHHLETSVPGVFATGDVRAESAKRVAAAVGEGSMAVMLVHRYLAES, encoded by the coding sequence ATGACTAGTTCCGCCAGTCCTGACGGCCCAGCTTCTCAACCTCGCAGGCCGGTCCTGCTGACCGTCGACGACGATCCCTCGGTCTCGCGGGCGGTCGCGCGGGACCTGCGCCGCCAGTATGGCGACAAGCACCGGATCGTGCGCACCGAGTCGGGCCCCGACGCCCTGGAGACGCTCAAGGAGCTGAAGCTGCGCGGCGAGACCGTCGCGGTGCTGATCGCCGACTACCGGATGCCGGAGATGAGCGGCATCGAGTTCCTCGAACGGGCGATGGACCTCTACCCGGCCGCGCGCCGGGTGCTGCTCACCGCGTACGCCGACACCCACGCCGCCATCGACGCGATCAACGTCGTCGACCTGGACCACTACCTGCTCAAGCCGTGGGACCCGCCACAGGAGAAGTTCTACCCGGTCATCGACGCCTTGCTGGACGCCTGGCGCGCGGCGCCGGAACACCCGATCCCGCACACCAAGGTGATCGGCCACCGCTGGTCGCAGCGGTCCTGGCAGGTGCGCGACTTCCTGGCACGCAATGGGCTGCACTACTCGTGGTTCATGGCCGACGACCCCGACGGCCAGCGCTTGCTCAAGGCCGCCGGCGAGGACGGCATGCGGCTGCCCATCGTCGTCACCGAACGCGGCGACACCCTGGTCGAGCCCACCGACGCGCAGCTGGCCGACACCCTGGGCCTGACCACCACGCCGTCGCAGGAGTTCTACGACCTCATCGTGATCGGCGGCGGGCCTGCGGGCCTGGCTGCCGCCGTGTACGGGGCGTCGGAGGGGCTGCGCACGGTGCTCATCGAGCGCACGGCGACGGGCGGTCAGGCGGGCCAGAGCTCACGCATCGAGAACTATCTGGGCTTCCCCGACGGGGTGTCGGGCGGCCAGCTGGCCGACCGGGCGCGGCGGCAGGCCGAGAAGTTCGGGGCCGAACTGATCACCGCCCGCACCGCCACGGCGCTGGAGGTCAACGGCCCCAAACGCACGGTGCGATTCGCCGACGGCGGCTCCATCGACGCGCACGCGGTGATCCTGGCCACCGGCGTGGCGTACCGCCAGCTGCCGGCGGAGGGCTGCGGGGAGCTGACCGGGCGTGGCGTCTACTACGGGGCGGCCGTCTCCATCGCGTCGGAATGCGCGGGCGAGGAGGTCTACGTGGTCGGCGGGGCCAACTCCGCCGGCCAGGCCGCGATGTACCTGTCGCGCGAGGCCAAGTCGGTGACCATCGCGGTGCGCGCCCCGTCGCTGGACGCCTCGATGTCCTACTACCTCATCCAGCAGATTCGGCAGCGGCCCAACATCACCGTGCGCACGTGCACCGAGGTGCGGCGCGCCGTCGGGGACGACCATCTCGAGCGGCTCACCCTGGTCGACAACAAGACCGGTGAGACCGAGGACGTCACCTGCGCGCGGATGTTCATCTTCATCGGCGCCGCGCCGCGTACCGAGTGGCTCGACGGTGTGCTGGCCCGCGACAGCCACGGCTTCGTCCTCACCGGACCGGACCTGCGCAACGTCTGCGGCTGGACGTTGGACCGCCCCCCGCACCACCTGGAGACCAGCGTCCCCGGGGTGTTCGCCACCGGCGACGTGCGGGCCGAGTCCGCCAAGCGTGTCGCCGCGGCGGTCGGCGAGGGATCGATGGCCGTCATGCTGGTGCACCGCTACCTGGCCGAATCGTGA